The following proteins come from a genomic window of Chloracidobacterium sp.:
- a CDS encoding putative DNA binding domain-containing protein: protein MSRKKIRRRGWPPETERSLHAYMTMHDDGRTLDRREILDLVRGGEDSEVEFKVRYSNPERIAAEILAMANSGGGAILFGVSDTCRVEGLDDAERVEVELRELCATAMSPPVHPYINKVAFDSGKRVLVLEVDDRRAPHATRDGRYYIRVGSTKREADSQEVAELFHRYNAARYEQVPLHDVPFDDIDDAGVWSYLRAIVPDESKLPKGFPTAVVLADMRLAVMTADDYAPTVAGLVLFGQSRAMERSFPRSHVTLIRFAGHDASAPVVEQATFTGNLASLYWRIEGFLTRYADLQDAPPARRDRVRDPDARAWYSRPAVMEAVTNALVHRDYGVRQEGVRILLYDRRMEIINPAVGKNIWRGAVDYGVSHPNNPGIKSFFKNPAYGVTTYAGGLPMIRRETLRFARCEPKVTVLPHEFRIELPAAT, encoded by the coding sequence ATGAGCCGCAAAAAGATTCGCCGCCGTGGATGGCCGCCCGAAACGGAGCGTTCGCTGCATGCCTACATGACGATGCACGATGATGGGCGGACGCTCGACCGCCGTGAGATTCTGGATTTGGTGCGCGGTGGGGAAGACAGCGAAGTAGAGTTCAAGGTGCGGTACAGCAACCCAGAACGCATCGCAGCGGAGATTCTGGCGATGGCCAACAGCGGCGGCGGTGCCATTTTGTTTGGGGTTAGTGACACTTGCCGTGTTGAAGGTCTGGACGACGCTGAGCGGGTTGAAGTAGAGCTGCGCGAACTGTGCGCCACCGCGATGTCACCCCCAGTACATCCCTACATCAACAAAGTCGCCTTCGACAGCGGCAAGCGGGTGCTCGTGCTTGAAGTGGACGACCGCCGCGCGCCCCACGCCACGCGCGACGGCCGTTACTACATCCGCGTAGGTTCAACGAAGCGCGAAGCGGACAGCCAAGAAGTGGCGGAACTGTTTCACCGCTACAATGCCGCCCGCTACGAGCAGGTGCCGTTGCACGACGTACCTTTTGACGACATTGACGACGCCGGCGTGTGGAGCTACCTCCGCGCCATCGTGCCGGATGAGTCAAAGCTGCCGAAAGGATTTCCAACCGCCGTTGTGTTGGCCGACATGCGGCTTGCCGTGATGACGGCGGACGATTACGCACCGACCGTCGCCGGCCTGGTGTTGTTTGGACAAAGCCGCGCCATGGAGCGGTCGTTTCCGCGCAGTCACGTTACCCTGATCCGTTTCGCCGGCCACGACGCCTCTGCGCCCGTCGTCGAGCAGGCAACGTTCACTGGCAATCTGGCGAGTCTTTACTGGCGGATTGAGGGTTTTTTGACACGCTATGCTGATTTGCAGGACGCACCGCCGGCGCGGCGTGACCGTGTACGAGACCCTGACGCGCGCGCTTGGTACTCACGGCCGGCCGTGATGGAAGCTGTCACGAACGCGCTCGTACACCGTGATTATGGCGTTCGGCAGGAAGGCGTGCGCATTCTGCTGTACGACCGACGGATGGAGATTATCAACCCGGCCGTCGGCAAGAACATCTGGCGCGGCGCGGTTGACTATGGCGTGAGCCATCCCAACAACCCCGGCATCAAGAGCTTCTTCAAGAACCCTGCCTACGGTGTGACGACCTACGCCGGCGGTCTGCCGATGATCCGCCGAGAGACGCTGCGTTTTGCCCGCTGTGAGCCGAAAGTGACGGTCTTACCCCACGAGTTCCGCATCGAGTTGCCGGCTGCCACCTAG
- the rpiB gene encoding ribose 5-phosphate isomerase B has protein sequence MKVALGSDHAGYAGKEAAKQVLERLGIAYEDFGTRSATESVDYPDYAQAVGEAVAKGQADCGLLFCGTGIGVGIAANKIPGIRAAVVHDVETARLAREHNDANVMAMGVRNTDPKILPAVIETFLTTAFAGGRHARRIEKITALETAARS, from the coding sequence ATGAAAGTCGCTCTTGGCAGTGATCATGCCGGTTACGCCGGCAAGGAAGCCGCCAAACAGGTGCTGGAGCGGTTGGGCATCGCTTACGAGGATTTTGGAACCCGGAGCGCAACGGAGTCGGTGGATTATCCCGATTATGCTCAGGCGGTCGGCGAGGCCGTCGCCAAGGGGCAGGCCGACTGCGGCCTTCTGTTCTGCGGAACAGGCATTGGCGTCGGCATCGCCGCCAACAAAATCCCCGGCATCCGTGCAGCGGTGGTTCACGATGTTGAGACGGCCCGGCTTGCCCGCGAACACAACGACGCCAACGTAATGGCGATGGGCGTCCGCAACACCGACCCGAAAATCCTCCCCGCCGTCATCGAGACATTTCTGACGACGGCCTTTGCAGGCGGCCGTCATGCGCGGCGCATTGAAAAAATTACGGCGCTTGAAACGGCTGCGCGTTCTTGA